The following are from one region of the Amycolatopsis sp. QT-25 genome:
- a CDS encoding long-chain fatty acid--CoA ligase, with translation MREYSAPAANPVTDDENLADVVWANAERFSDVVSFRRQVDGTWLDVTAKDFAAQVLAMAKGMAEAGIAPGDRIGLMSKTRYEWTLIDFAIWAAGAVTVPIYDTSSAEQVHWILSDSAAKAVFVETDDHLATLESVKGRLDTLEHTWQIEAADEPAVDHLTTQGAELSDDDLHERRRTVKAGDLATIVYTSGTTGRPKGVELTHRNLLAEIRADIAAFPQLMEQGNSLLVFLPLAHVLARAIAVTALSARVTLGHTSDVKDLVADLGTFRPTFVVAVPRVFEKVYNGAKQKAHGDGKGKIFDAAEATAVAYSQAQDTGGAGLGLKIKHALFDKLVFSKLRAALGGRCVAAVSGGAPLGIRLAHFFRGIGVPVFEGYGLTETSAAACVGTQDGFRVGTVGRPVAGTSVRIADDGEILLKGDVVFSGYFNNAQATAEALEDGWFHTGDLGELDRDGFLKITGRKKEIIVTAGGKNVAPSGLEDTIKASPLVSQAMVVGDQRPFIGALITIDEEYFPSWKSQHGKPSDASVSDLADDAELRAEIQRVVDQANSAVSQAEAIKKFTILSKDFTEAGGEITPSLKLKRNIVNKNYATDIEALYKK, from the coding sequence ACGCGGAGCGGTTCTCCGATGTCGTGAGTTTCCGCCGCCAGGTCGACGGTACCTGGTTGGACGTCACCGCCAAAGACTTCGCCGCCCAGGTTCTGGCCATGGCCAAGGGAATGGCCGAGGCAGGCATCGCTCCGGGCGACCGGATCGGGCTCATGTCCAAGACCCGCTACGAGTGGACCCTGATCGACTTCGCGATCTGGGCCGCCGGCGCGGTCACCGTCCCGATCTACGACACCTCCTCGGCCGAGCAGGTCCACTGGATCCTCTCGGATTCGGCGGCGAAGGCCGTGTTCGTCGAGACCGACGACCACCTCGCGACGCTCGAATCCGTCAAGGGCCGCCTCGACACACTCGAGCACACCTGGCAGATCGAGGCCGCGGACGAGCCCGCGGTCGACCACCTCACCACACAGGGCGCCGAGCTCAGCGACGACGACCTGCACGAGCGCCGCCGCACGGTGAAGGCGGGTGATCTGGCCACGATCGTGTACACCTCGGGCACGACCGGCCGTCCCAAGGGCGTCGAGCTGACCCACCGGAACCTCCTCGCCGAGATCCGCGCCGACATCGCCGCGTTCCCGCAGCTGATGGAGCAGGGCAACTCGCTGCTGGTGTTCCTGCCGCTCGCGCACGTCCTCGCCCGCGCCATCGCGGTGACCGCGCTCAGCGCGCGAGTGACCCTCGGGCACACGTCGGACGTCAAAGACCTCGTCGCCGACCTCGGTACCTTCCGGCCGACCTTCGTCGTCGCCGTGCCGCGAGTGTTCGAGAAGGTCTACAACGGCGCGAAGCAGAAGGCGCACGGTGACGGCAAGGGCAAGATCTTCGACGCCGCCGAAGCCACCGCCGTCGCGTACAGCCAGGCTCAGGACACCGGTGGCGCCGGGCTGGGCCTCAAGATCAAGCACGCGCTGTTCGACAAGCTCGTCTTCAGCAAGCTGCGCGCGGCCCTCGGCGGCCGGTGCGTCGCCGCGGTGTCCGGCGGTGCCCCGCTCGGCATCCGGCTGGCGCACTTCTTCCGCGGCATCGGCGTCCCGGTGTTCGAGGGCTACGGCCTGACCGAGACCTCCGCCGCGGCCTGCGTCGGCACCCAGGACGGCTTCCGCGTCGGCACCGTGGGGCGCCCGGTCGCCGGCACCTCGGTCCGGATCGCCGACGACGGCGAAATCCTGCTGAAGGGCGACGTCGTCTTCAGCGGCTATTTCAACAACGCCCAGGCGACCGCCGAAGCTCTCGAAGACGGCTGGTTCCACACCGGCGACCTCGGTGAACTGGACCGCGACGGATTCCTCAAGATCACCGGGCGCAAGAAGGAGATCATCGTCACCGCGGGCGGCAAGAACGTCGCCCCGTCCGGGCTCGAGGACACCATCAAGGCCAGCCCGCTGGTCAGCCAGGCGATGGTCGTCGGCGACCAGCGGCCGTTCATCGGCGCGCTGATCACCATCGACGAGGAGTACTTCCCGTCGTGGAAGTCGCAGCACGGCAAGCCTTCCGACGCCTCGGTGTCGGACCTGGCCGACGACGCCGAACTGCGCGCCGAGATCCAGCGGGTCGTGGATCAGGCCAACAGCGCGGTGTCGCAGGCCGAGGCGATCAAGAAGTTCACGATCCTCTCGAAGGACTTCACCGAGGCCGGCGGCGAGATCACGCCGAGCTTGAAGCTGAAGCGCAACATCGTGAACAAGAACTACGCGACCGACATCGAAGCGCTGTACAAGAAGTAG